The following are from one region of the Amylibacter sp. IMCC11727 genome:
- the murA gene encoding UDP-N-acetylglucosamine 1-carboxyvinyltransferase yields MDSIIVKGNGPVNGQIPIAGAKNACLTLMPATLLSEEPLTLTNAPRLSDIKTMAELLASLGTEVAGLQDGTVQALGTKEITNHVAHYDIVRKMRASNLVLGPMLARMGHAVVSLPGGCAIGARPMDIHTDALEKMGATIELKDGYLHAKTSGGLKGAVVPLRFASVGATENILMAATLAKGTTVIENAAKEPEIVDLAECLRKMGAQIEGEGTSRIEIQGVDRLHGATHPVVTDRIELGTYMLAPAIAGGEVELLGGRRNLLDAFCDKLEEADISVTETATGLKVKNKGSRVKAVNVKTEIFPGFPTDLQAQMMALLCTAEGTSVLEETIFENRFMHAPELTRMGANIEVSGGTATVHGVDQLKGAPVMATDLRASVSMILAGLAAEGETIVSRVYHLDRGYEKVVRKFSGIGAHIERVSD; encoded by the coding sequence CAGCATTATCGTTAAGGGGAATGGCCCCGTGAATGGGCAAATTCCAATTGCGGGGGCGAAAAACGCGTGTTTGACGTTGATGCCTGCCACGTTGTTGTCCGAGGAGCCGTTGACGCTGACCAATGCGCCGCGGTTGTCTGATATCAAAACGATGGCGGAATTGTTGGCCTCGCTTGGCACGGAAGTGGCGGGTTTGCAGGATGGTACGGTTCAGGCGCTGGGCACGAAAGAGATTACCAACCACGTGGCGCATTACGATATTGTTCGTAAAATGCGGGCGTCGAACCTTGTTCTGGGGCCAATGTTGGCGCGGATGGGCCATGCGGTTGTGTCCTTGCCAGGGGGCTGTGCCATCGGGGCGCGGCCGATGGATATTCACACCGATGCGCTGGAAAAAATGGGCGCGACGATTGAGTTGAAGGACGGGTATCTGCACGCCAAGACATCTGGTGGGTTGAAAGGAGCCGTTGTGCCATTGCGGTTTGCGTCTGTTGGGGCGACCGAGAATATTTTGATGGCGGCGACCTTGGCCAAAGGCACGACTGTGATCGAGAATGCGGCCAAAGAGCCAGAGATTGTGGATTTGGCGGAATGTCTGCGCAAGATGGGTGCGCAGATCGAAGGCGAAGGCACAAGCCGCATTGAAATTCAGGGTGTAGACCGATTGCATGGTGCGACGCATCCTGTTGTGACGGATCGCATTGAGCTTGGAACTTATATGCTGGCCCCTGCCATTGCAGGGGGTGAGGTCGAACTGCTTGGTGGGCGGCGCAATCTTTTGGATGCGTTTTGTGACAAGCTGGAAGAGGCTGACATTTCTGTCACTGAAACCGCCACGGGTTTGAAGGTAAAGAACAAGGGCTCACGGGTTAAAGCGGTGAATGTTAAAACCGAGATTTTCCCTGGCTTTCCGACCGATTTGCAAGCGCAGATGATGGCGTTGTTGTGTACGGCAGAAGGTACGTCTGTGTTGGAAGAAACCATCTTTGAAAACCGATTCATGCACGCGCCAGAACTGACGCGCATGGGTGCGAATATTGAGGTTTCTGGTGGCACAGCCACGGTGCATGGTGTGGATCAGTTGAAGGGCGCGCCTGTGATGGCGACTGACCTGCGGGCGTCTGTTTCGATGATCCTCGCGGGCC